A single genomic interval of Aegicerativicinus sediminis harbors:
- a CDS encoding MBL fold metallo-hydrolase has protein sequence MKVTFLGTGTSQGIPIIASDHPVCLSDNPKDKRLRVSVLIEWDDYSYVIDCGPDFRQQMLRANVKHIDGILFTHEHADHTAGLDDIRPFFFRQGDIPIYAQERVLQGLYRRFDYIFEVEDKYPGVPNVVDIILENMPFKLGNLEVVPIEGLHHNLKVFGYRFDNFAYLTDMKTVPALEMEKLNNLDVLVVNCLRIEPHISHFNLEEALAFIESVDPKRAYLTHISHMLGFHDDVQANLPENVYLAYDNLQITIDEE, from the coding sequence TTGAAAGTAACGTTTTTAGGTACAGGCACCTCCCAAGGCATTCCTATAATTGCTAGCGATCATCCTGTTTGTTTAAGTGATAATCCAAAAGATAAGAGATTGCGAGTCTCGGTTTTAATTGAATGGGACGATTATTCTTATGTTATAGATTGTGGACCCGACTTTCGGCAACAAATGCTAAGGGCTAACGTTAAACATATTGATGGAATTTTATTTACCCATGAGCATGCAGATCACACTGCCGGATTAGACGATATAAGACCATTTTTTTTTAGGCAAGGCGATATACCAATTTATGCCCAAGAACGCGTACTGCAGGGGTTGTATAGAAGATTCGATTATATCTTTGAAGTTGAGGATAAATATCCTGGGGTTCCAAACGTAGTAGATATTATTCTTGAAAATATGCCCTTTAAATTGGGCAATTTGGAAGTTGTTCCAATTGAAGGTTTACACCATAATCTTAAAGTGTTCGGTTATAGGTTTGATAATTTTGCTTATTTAACAGATATGAAAACTGTACCAGCATTGGAAATGGAAAAACTTAATAATCTGGATGTATTGGTGGTGAACTGCTTAAGGATTGAACCTCATATTTCTCATTTTAATCTGGAAGAGGCATTAGCTTTTATTGAATCTGTTGACCCTAAAAGAGCCTATCTAACCCACATCAGCCATATGCTTGGATTTCATGACGATGTCCAGGCCAATTTGCCAGAAAATGTTTATTTAGCTTATGATAACCTACAAATTACTATAGATGAAGAATAG
- a CDS encoding TonB-dependent receptor: MEITLAGDKEFDEVPSLKSKALRINLNENIYGTFAEIGAGQETVRHFFRAGGASGTIAKAMSAYDKDFSDAIYGIEDDKRYVTEARLKKMLSHEIDLIEKRLTRDKHPTKLFFSYANTVATIDFAKKYKGHGWVGIKYQVDPHEDYNEITLHIRFRENDARLQQETLGILGTNLIYGAFYKYNVPKKLLRYLYDHLDKDQLEIDTINFSGPVFKDVDNRLMSLQLVKNGMTDAVMFAPDGNNVLPAAVLYKKNILALRGSFRPVTRVNMDMLQKSYDMFIKENKVDPDNAQVVFEITLSNLRAEGEIDEQDFMDRARLLCSLGQTVLISNFQEYYRLVEYFSQYTKARVGLAMGVNNLVDIFDEKYYRHLSGGILEAFGKLFFKDLRVYLYPMENEDGTVTNSENLKVHPRMKELYKFFKYNGKVVDITDYDESVLNIFSRTVLKAIAEREDGWEAMLPEGVAQLIKEKHLFGYEAEEEIYNE, encoded by the coding sequence ATGGAAATAACCCTTGCGGGCGATAAGGAATTCGATGAGGTTCCATCCCTGAAATCTAAGGCGTTAAGAATTAATCTTAATGAAAACATCTATGGAACCTTTGCGGAAATAGGCGCAGGGCAAGAAACTGTGCGACATTTTTTCAGGGCCGGTGGTGCTTCGGGTACAATTGCAAAGGCAATGTCCGCATATGATAAAGACTTTAGTGACGCAATTTATGGTATAGAAGATGACAAACGCTATGTCACTGAAGCAAGGTTAAAGAAAATGCTTTCGCATGAAATTGACCTAATTGAAAAACGACTTACTAGGGACAAACATCCAACTAAATTATTCTTTTCCTATGCCAATACAGTAGCCACTATAGACTTTGCCAAAAAATATAAAGGTCATGGCTGGGTTGGTATTAAGTATCAAGTAGATCCCCATGAAGACTATAATGAAATTACTCTTCATATTCGGTTCCGGGAAAATGATGCACGCTTGCAGCAAGAAACCCTAGGTATATTAGGTACGAATTTAATTTATGGGGCTTTCTATAAATACAATGTACCTAAAAAATTACTTAGATATTTATATGATCATCTAGATAAGGATCAGTTGGAAATTGATACAATCAATTTTTCAGGTCCTGTCTTTAAGGATGTCGATAACCGTTTGATGAGTTTGCAATTGGTTAAAAACGGAATGACGGATGCCGTAATGTTTGCACCAGATGGCAATAACGTACTACCAGCTGCTGTACTTTACAAAAAGAATATTTTGGCCCTAAGGGGAAGTTTTAGACCTGTTACAAGAGTAAATATGGACATGCTACAGAAATCTTACGACATGTTCATTAAGGAGAATAAAGTTGACCCAGATAATGCGCAGGTAGTATTTGAAATAACCCTTTCTAATCTTAGAGCCGAGGGAGAAATTGATGAACAGGATTTCATGGACCGTGCACGATTATTATGTTCACTTGGTCAAACTGTATTGATTTCAAATTTCCAAGAGTACTATCGATTGGTTGAATATTTTTCTCAATATACTAAAGCACGTGTTGGTTTGGCAATGGGTGTCAACAACCTTGTAGATATTTTTGACGAAAAGTATTATCGTCATTTAAGTGGTGGTATTCTGGAAGCTTTCGGAAAGCTATTCTTTAAAGATTTAAGGGTATACCTATATCCAATGGAAAATGAAGATGGAACAGTTACCAATAGTGAAAACTTAAAGGTACATCCTAGGATGAAGGAGCTTTATAAATTCTTCAAATACAATGGTAAGGTTGTAGACATTACCGATTATGACGAAAGTGTATTAAATATTTTCTCACGCACTGTACTTAAGGCAATTGCAGAACGTGAAGATGGCTGGGAAGCAATGCTTCCAGAAGGTGTTGCACAACTGATTAAGGAAAAACATCTTTTTGGTTATGAAGCTGAGGAAGAAATCTACAATGAATAA
- a CDS encoding DsrE family protein has translation MKYLSLSICLFFSCICNSQENAEDIPPYLVGKVDYPVFKNHPYVGVIKTDNTELKFNTNTEYKVVIDVYDKVKDSTQLLPPLREVARIFNLCVANGATKEKVKVTAVIHGDAINAILKDEIYNKKYKVDNPNLSFIHDLKNNGIEFYVCGQNLGLTNTAQENISADVGVAISAKTTFILLDQKGYTYMNVNED, from the coding sequence ATGAAATATTTATCCCTCTCAATTTGCTTATTTTTTTCCTGTATTTGTAATTCACAAGAAAATGCAGAAGACATACCTCCTTATTTGGTAGGAAAAGTTGATTATCCTGTTTTCAAAAATCATCCTTATGTTGGAGTCATAAAAACCGACAACACTGAATTAAAATTCAATACTAATACAGAATATAAGGTTGTTATTGATGTATATGATAAGGTTAAGGATTCCACTCAATTATTGCCTCCTTTAAGAGAAGTTGCACGAATATTCAATCTTTGTGTTGCCAATGGCGCTACAAAGGAAAAAGTGAAAGTTACGGCAGTTATTCACGGCGATGCAATAAATGCTATCTTAAAGGATGAAATCTATAACAAAAAGTATAAGGTAGATAATCCAAACCTTTCATTTATCCACGATTTGAAAAATAATGGTATAGAATTTTATGTTTGCGGACAGAATTTAGGATTAACCAATACCGCACAAGAAAATATTTCAGCAGATGTTGGTGTGGCTATTTCCGCAAAAACGACCTTTATTTTATTAGACCAAAAAGGATACACCTATATGAATGTAAATGAAGACTAA
- the bcp gene encoding thioredoxin-dependent thiol peroxidase — protein MTSLKAGDKAPEFTSKDQSGNKVSLSDFKGKKVVLFFYPKADTPGCTAEACNLNENLEQFKANNYEVIGVSADDEKKQTKFKDKYNLRFPLLADDSKEVINAYGVWGPKKFMGKEYDGIHRTTFVINEDGVIEEVISKVKTKEHSSQILG, from the coding sequence ATGACAAGCTTAAAAGCCGGTGATAAGGCACCTGAATTTACTTCCAAAGATCAAAGTGGTAATAAAGTTTCGCTATCTGATTTTAAGGGGAAGAAAGTCGTTCTATTCTTCTATCCAAAAGCAGATACACCAGGATGTACAGCTGAGGCATGTAATCTGAATGAAAATTTGGAGCAATTTAAGGCTAACAATTATGAAGTTATAGGGGTTAGCGCAGATGATGAAAAGAAACAGACCAAATTTAAGGACAAGTATAATTTGAGATTTCCTTTATTAGCTGATGATTCTAAGGAAGTAATCAATGCTTACGGTGTGTGGGGGCCAAAAAAGTTTATGGGTAAAGAATATGATGGCATACACCGAACCACGTTTGTTATAAATGAGGATGGAGTTATTGAGGAAGTAATATCAAAAGTCAAGACTAAGGAACATTCCAGCCAAATTCTAGGGTAA
- the nth gene encoding endonuclease III, which translates to MTKAEKVDFVINTLNEVYPEIPIPLDHKDPYTLLIAVLMSAQSTDVRVNQITPLLFERADNPYDMVKLSVDEIREIIKPVGLSPMKSKGIYGLSKILIEKHNGEVPQSYEELEALPAVGHKTAAVVLSQAFGIPAFPVDTHIHRLMYRWNFSNGKNVVQTEKDAKRLFPKELWNKLHLQIIWYGREYCQARGWDLRKDKITRTIGRSSVLRDYYKKNPGHLDQDSLSN; encoded by the coding sequence ATGACCAAGGCTGAAAAGGTAGATTTTGTTATAAATACGTTAAATGAAGTCTATCCAGAAATTCCTATTCCGCTTGACCATAAAGATCCCTATACCCTATTAATTGCAGTACTTATGTCCGCCCAAAGTACGGATGTCAGGGTTAACCAAATTACACCATTACTATTTGAAAGAGCTGACAACCCTTATGATATGGTTAAATTAAGTGTTGATGAAATTAGGGAAATAATTAAACCCGTAGGACTCTCCCCTATGAAAAGCAAAGGAATTTATGGGCTTTCCAAAATATTGATAGAAAAACATAATGGAGAGGTTCCCCAATCTTATGAAGAACTGGAGGCTTTGCCTGCTGTAGGTCATAAAACCGCGGCGGTGGTATTATCACAAGCTTTTGGAATTCCAGCTTTTCCTGTAGATACACATATTCATCGATTAATGTACCGATGGAACTTTAGTAACGGTAAGAATGTTGTGCAAACAGAAAAGGACGCTAAACGTTTATTTCCAAAAGAATTATGGAACAAATTGCACCTACAAATAATTTGGTATGGACGAGAATATTGCCAGGCCCGAGGTTGGGATTTACGGAAAGACAAAATAACCAGAACCATCGGGAGAAGTTCCGTTCTTCGGGATTACTACAAAAAAAATCCCGGTCATTTAGACCAGGATTCTCTTTCAAATTAA
- a CDS encoding RNA polymerase sigma factor, with product MKQELITDAVLVKNYINGNEDSLAILIHRHKQKVYSFIYSKVLDREITEDIFQDTFIKVIKNLKLKKYNEEGKFLPWVMRIAHNLIIDHFRRNNRMPKFDNSGHFNIFSVLGDSELNAEKRMIKDQVENDVRNLIEELPEDQKDVLIMRMYKDMSFKEISETTGVSINTALGRMRYALINLRKIIEKNNIILTN from the coding sequence ATGAAACAAGAACTTATCACTGATGCAGTTTTGGTTAAAAACTATATCAACGGCAATGAGGATTCACTCGCCATTTTAATTCACCGACACAAACAAAAGGTTTACAGTTTTATCTATTCAAAGGTTTTGGATAGGGAAATAACGGAAGACATTTTCCAGGACACCTTTATAAAAGTTATTAAAAATCTCAAACTAAAGAAATATAACGAAGAAGGTAAATTTCTGCCTTGGGTAATGCGTATTGCCCATAATTTAATCATTGATCATTTCAGAAGGAACAACCGTATGCCAAAATTTGATAATTCTGGTCACTTTAATATTTTTTCTGTTTTGGGTGATTCAGAGTTAAATGCTGAAAAGCGAATGATAAAAGACCAGGTTGAAAATGACGTAAGAAATTTAATTGAAGAACTTCCTGAGGATCAAAAGGATGTCTTAATCATGCGTATGTACAAGGATATGAGTTTTAAGGAAATATCTGAAACTACTGGCGTTAGCATCAATACTGCATTGGGTAGGATGCGCTATGCGTTAATCAATTTGAGAAAAATAATTGAAAAGAATAATATTATTTTAACGAACTAA
- the uvrA gene encoding excinuclease ABC subunit UvrA: MQKEISTIDPKNNIIIKGAGLHNLKNIDVVIPRNKLVVITGLSGSGKSSLAFDTLYAEGQRRYVESLSSYARQFLGRLHKPKVEYIKGIAPAIAIEQKVNSTNPRSTVGTSTEIYDYLKLLFARIGKTYSPISGREVKKHSVKDVLELVRSFENGEKLLLLAPIHLEEGRNMLDKLKVLQQQGYARVKIHDTVKRIEEVDGVNDLQVSLVVDRIIVRHDEDFYNRLADAIESAFYEGKGTCQIESLENGTIQEFNNRFELDGMTFLEPNEHLFSFNNPYGACPKCEGYGNVIGIDEDLVVPNTSLSVYENAIFPWRGESMSWYRDQLVNNSHKFDFPIHRPYYELSTDEKNLIWTGNKYFTGLDDFFEELESKAYKIQNRVMLSRYRGKTKCNVCLGKRLRKEATYVKVGGVTVTDLVEMPLLDLYSFFEKIELSEHDLKVADRLLKEIRNRLEFLSNVGLDYLTLNRRSNTLSGGESQRINLATSLGSSLVGSMYILDEPSIGLHPRDTEKLIEVLKNLRDLGNTVIVVEHDEDIMKAADEIIDIGPEAGTLGGEVVATGSFTDILMSTTLTAKYLNGSLEIEIPNRRRTSTNYIEIIGARENNLKNVDVRFPLNMLTVITGVSGSGKSTLVRKILFPALQKHLTGFSDKPGHFSAIQGSFKKIKQVEFVDQNPIGRSSRSNPVTYIKAYDDIRALFASQKLSKIRNYQAKHFSFNVDGGRCETCNGEGEVTIEMQFMADVHLLCETCNGKRFKKEILEVTFNGKNIDDILNMTIDDAISFFDTNGEAKITSKLMPLQDVGLGYVSLGQSSSTLSGGEAQRIKLASFLSKGTNADNTLFIFDEPTTGLHFHDIQKLLKSFQALIGKGHSILVIEHNIDLIKCADYIIDLGPDGGEKGGHIVATGTPEEVASNSNSVTGKYLKNSIKI, encoded by the coding sequence ATGCAAAAAGAAATTTCTACTATAGATCCTAAAAACAACATAATTATCAAAGGTGCTGGTCTACACAACCTTAAAAATATTGATGTTGTAATACCTAGAAATAAATTGGTTGTTATCACAGGATTGTCGGGCTCGGGCAAATCTAGTTTGGCGTTCGACACCCTGTATGCTGAAGGTCAAAGAAGGTATGTAGAAAGTCTTTCAAGCTATGCAAGGCAATTTTTAGGCAGACTTCACAAACCTAAAGTGGAATATATTAAAGGAATAGCACCTGCTATTGCCATTGAACAAAAGGTAAATTCTACAAACCCTAGATCCACCGTGGGCACCTCTACGGAGATATACGACTATTTAAAATTATTGTTTGCCAGAATTGGCAAGACTTATTCTCCTATTTCAGGTAGAGAAGTAAAAAAACACTCCGTGAAAGATGTACTTGAATTAGTGAGGTCTTTTGAAAATGGTGAAAAATTATTACTCCTCGCCCCGATTCATTTGGAAGAAGGCAGAAATATGTTAGACAAGTTGAAGGTTCTTCAACAACAAGGTTATGCTCGCGTAAAAATCCACGATACAGTAAAAAGAATTGAGGAGGTAGATGGGGTCAATGATCTTCAAGTCTCTTTGGTCGTAGATAGAATAATCGTTCGCCATGACGAAGATTTCTATAATAGATTAGCGGATGCTATAGAATCTGCTTTTTATGAAGGTAAGGGAACTTGCCAAATTGAATCTCTGGAAAATGGAACTATTCAAGAATTCAACAATCGTTTTGAGTTGGATGGAATGACTTTTCTTGAACCCAACGAACATCTTTTTAGTTTCAATAATCCTTACGGAGCGTGTCCAAAATGTGAAGGATACGGCAATGTCATTGGAATAGATGAGGATTTAGTTGTTCCTAACACAAGCCTTTCAGTTTATGAAAATGCAATCTTTCCATGGAGAGGAGAAAGCATGAGTTGGTATAGAGACCAACTCGTAAACAATTCGCATAAATTCGATTTCCCGATTCACAGACCTTATTATGAATTATCAACAGATGAAAAAAACCTCATTTGGACAGGAAATAAATATTTTACCGGTTTAGATGATTTTTTTGAAGAGCTTGAATCAAAGGCATATAAGATTCAGAATCGGGTTATGCTTTCGAGGTATAGAGGAAAGACAAAATGCAATGTTTGCCTTGGTAAACGTTTACGCAAAGAGGCAACCTATGTAAAAGTTGGAGGTGTTACTGTTACCGATTTGGTTGAAATGCCTTTACTGGATTTATATTCCTTTTTTGAGAAAATTGAATTATCTGAACACGATCTTAAAGTTGCAGATAGACTTTTGAAGGAAATTAGGAATAGATTAGAATTTCTAAGTAATGTTGGTCTAGATTATTTAACACTAAACAGACGATCTAATACCTTATCAGGAGGTGAAAGTCAAAGAATTAACCTCGCCACTTCATTGGGAAGCAGTTTAGTTGGATCCATGTATATTTTGGATGAACCTAGCATTGGTTTACATCCTAGAGATACAGAAAAACTAATTGAAGTATTAAAAAACCTAAGAGATTTAGGCAATACGGTTATTGTGGTAGAACACGATGAAGACATTATGAAAGCTGCCGATGAAATTATCGATATCGGTCCAGAGGCTGGGACTCTTGGAGGTGAAGTGGTAGCAACAGGAAGCTTTACCGATATATTAATGTCAACTACGCTAACTGCCAAATATCTCAATGGCAGTTTAGAAATTGAAATACCAAACCGAAGAAGAACCTCTACAAATTATATTGAAATAATTGGAGCTAGAGAGAATAATTTAAAAAATGTAGATGTCCGTTTTCCTTTAAATATGCTTACCGTTATTACTGGTGTGTCTGGAAGTGGTAAAAGTACGTTAGTGCGAAAAATATTATTTCCTGCATTGCAAAAGCATTTAACAGGATTTAGTGATAAACCTGGTCACTTTAGTGCCATTCAAGGTTCTTTCAAAAAAATAAAACAAGTTGAATTTGTAGATCAAAATCCTATTGGTCGATCCTCACGTTCTAACCCGGTAACTTACATAAAGGCTTATGATGATATTCGTGCCTTATTTGCAAGTCAGAAACTAAGTAAAATAAGAAATTACCAAGCAAAACATTTTTCATTTAATGTGGATGGCGGACGTTGTGAAACTTGTAATGGTGAAGGAGAAGTTACCATAGAAATGCAATTTATGGCAGATGTGCATTTACTATGTGAAACATGTAATGGCAAACGCTTTAAAAAGGAAATTTTAGAAGTAACATTTAATGGAAAAAATATTGATGATATATTAAACATGACTATTGATGATGCCATCTCCTTTTTTGACACGAACGGTGAGGCTAAGATAACGTCTAAGCTTATGCCACTCCAAGATGTAGGATTAGGTTATGTTTCTTTAGGTCAAAGTTCTTCAACACTTTCTGGTGGAGAAGCACAGCGTATAAAGTTGGCATCCTTTCTGTCTAAAGGCACAAATGCTGATAACACTTTATTTATTTTCGATGAGCCAACAACTGGACTTCATTTTCATGATATACAAAAACTTTTGAAAAGTTTTCAGGCTCTTATTGGGAAAGGTCATTCAATATTGGTGATTGAGCACAATATTGATCTTATAAAATGTGCTGATTATATTATCGATTTAGGACCTGACGGTGGTGAAAAAGGTGGACATATAGTTGCCACAGGAACCCCGGAAGAAGTTGCATCGAATTCTAATTCAGTCACTGGAAAATACCTTAAAAATTCAATTAAAATTTAA
- a CDS encoding serine hydrolase domain-containing protein: MKIFSVTLLVIVQSFLVSAQTPEKNYSEAFKLIDIWLEGQKDYLDYPGVSLAIIKDQELLHTSAFGKSNLEDNVAMEPGTLCSICSISKLFTSVAIMKLYDEGKLRLDDEINDILPWFNLKQAFPDSGPITIRSILTHSSGLPRESDYPYWNGPDFKFPSSSELEKKMGEQETLYPASTNFQYSNLGISLLGKVVEQISGMSYEEFVQKNILIPLSLQYTRPTMPKQLYGKELAVGYGALDRNHKREKLNFFTSEAITPAAGFSSNVLDLVKFASWQFRLLENNNVEVLKPSTLRYMQTVQWVNPDFGTTWGLGFTVFEGNGKSKWVGHNGSCPGYQSSLIINPKTKMGYSVMINANGTNPISVAFDVHSILQKAEKTEGFESEYGNQLEDYIGFYNSQPWSNESYLSTWNGKLVMIDLPTDSPADSMTFYKEVNKDEFARLRDDGSKAESIYFQRDNSGRITSFKVHGYISVKKDKK; this comes from the coding sequence ATGAAAATTTTCTCTGTAACCCTACTAGTTATAGTACAATCCTTTTTGGTATCCGCACAAACACCAGAAAAAAATTATTCAGAAGCTTTTAAATTAATTGATATTTGGCTCGAGGGCCAAAAGGATTATTTAGATTATCCAGGTGTAAGTTTGGCCATAATAAAGGACCAAGAGTTATTGCACACCTCGGCATTTGGAAAGAGCAATTTAGAGGATAATGTTGCTATGGAACCAGGAACACTTTGTAGCATTTGTTCTATCTCAAAGTTGTTCACTTCTGTTGCAATAATGAAGTTATATGATGAAGGTAAATTACGGTTAGATGACGAAATAAATGATATTTTACCATGGTTCAATCTAAAACAAGCATTTCCAGATAGCGGTCCAATAACTATAAGGTCTATTTTAACCCATAGTTCAGGATTACCTAGAGAATCTGATTATCCATATTGGAACGGCCCCGATTTTAAGTTCCCTTCTTCTTCAGAATTAGAGAAAAAAATGGGAGAACAAGAAACTCTTTACCCAGCCTCAACAAATTTTCAATATAGTAACTTGGGTATATCCTTATTAGGAAAGGTTGTTGAGCAAATAAGTGGAATGAGTTATGAAGAGTTTGTGCAAAAAAACATACTTATACCTTTGTCTTTACAATATACCCGGCCTACAATGCCAAAACAATTATATGGGAAGGAATTGGCTGTTGGTTATGGGGCCTTGGATAGAAACCATAAGCGTGAAAAATTAAACTTCTTTACCTCAGAAGCGATTACTCCAGCAGCTGGATTTTCATCGAATGTTTTAGATTTGGTAAAATTTGCTTCCTGGCAATTTAGATTATTAGAGAATAACAATGTTGAGGTATTGAAACCTTCAACTTTACGTTATATGCAAACAGTACAATGGGTTAACCCTGATTTTGGAACTACTTGGGGACTAGGTTTTACTGTGTTTGAAGGAAATGGAAAGTCTAAATGGGTTGGGCATAACGGTAGTTGTCCAGGGTACCAAAGTTCTTTGATTATTAACCCTAAAACGAAAATGGGCTACTCGGTTATGATAAATGCTAACGGAACGAATCCCATAAGTGTTGCATTCGATGTTCATTCAATTCTTCAAAAAGCAGAAAAAACTGAAGGTTTTGAGTCAGAATATGGAAATCAATTAGAGGACTATATTGGTTTCTATAATAGTCAACCTTGGAGCAATGAATCTTATTTATCGACTTGGAATGGAAAATTGGTTATGATTGATCTTCCTACCGATTCGCCTGCTGATTCCATGACCTTTTATAAAGAGGTTAATAAGGATGAATTTGCAAGGTTGAGAGATGATGGATCCAAGGCCGAATCGATTTATTTCCAACGCGATAATTCAGGAAGAATAACAAGTTTTAAAGTCCATGGGTATATTTCAGTTAAGAAGGATAAAAAATAA
- a CDS encoding oligosaccharide flippase family protein: MGIVLNQSFKNTISTYLGFGIGAINTLFLFTNFLTDEYYGLVSYLLSTANIMSPLMAFGVSNTLVKFYPKYKEKHHLDSFLTMMLFLPLVVIVPVGLIGLLFNDSIGNWLASENTIARNYVWYIYVAGIAMAYFEVFYAWSKAHMQTVVGNFLKEVFLRFGTMLLLFAVYFKWLSVEDFLIGIIIVYIIRMILMKVYAFRLKWPQLKFLGLQDKVSILKYAAIILLAGSVATMILDIDKFMLGKLIPIEYVAFYSVAIYIATVIAVPQRAMHQVLLPLTATMLVERDKQGLQDLYVKSSLNLIVVGGLIFLLIVLNIKELYQLLPSSYSQGLWVVLIISAAKLYDNFLGNNNAILFNSDYYRMVLVFGVVLVIVTVILNTIFIPLYGITGSAIATFLAIFLYNTIKLIFVKHKLNLSLYSPKSLYTLVLIIFIGLGFYFWDFTFHPLLNITIKSILITLIYAFAILKFNISEEFQNLWYKLFRGE, translated from the coding sequence ATGGGTATTGTCTTAAATCAATCTTTTAAGAATACTATTTCAACATACCTTGGATTTGGTATAGGTGCCATAAACACCTTGTTTCTTTTTACCAATTTCCTTACAGATGAATATTATGGGTTGGTCTCTTACCTATTGTCAACGGCCAATATAATGAGTCCTTTAATGGCCTTCGGGGTTTCTAACACCTTAGTTAAGTTTTATCCTAAATATAAAGAAAAACATCATTTAGATTCGTTTTTAACAATGATGCTGTTTTTGCCATTAGTTGTAATTGTTCCTGTAGGATTAATTGGCTTGCTTTTTAATGATTCAATCGGTAATTGGTTGGCAAGTGAAAATACAATTGCAAGAAATTATGTTTGGTATATCTATGTTGCAGGCATCGCAATGGCATATTTTGAGGTTTTTTATGCTTGGTCTAAAGCCCATATGCAGACAGTTGTTGGCAATTTTTTGAAAGAGGTTTTTCTTAGGTTCGGAACCATGTTGTTGCTATTCGCAGTTTATTTTAAATGGCTGTCCGTTGAGGATTTTTTAATAGGTATTATAATAGTATATATTATTAGAATGATCCTTATGAAGGTTTATGCATTTCGCTTAAAATGGCCACAATTAAAATTCCTGGGATTGCAAGACAAGGTTTCTATTTTAAAATATGCTGCAATAATACTCCTTGCAGGATCTGTGGCAACCATGATTTTGGACATTGATAAATTTATGTTAGGCAAATTAATACCTATTGAATATGTAGCATTCTATAGTGTAGCCATATACATTGCCACGGTTATAGCGGTTCCCCAACGGGCAATGCATCAAGTGCTTCTGCCTTTAACAGCTACTATGTTGGTAGAACGAGATAAACAGGGACTTCAAGATTTATATGTAAAAAGCTCTTTGAACCTTATAGTGGTAGGAGGGTTGATATTTTTATTGATTGTTTTAAATATCAAGGAGCTCTATCAACTTTTACCTTCGAGTTATTCGCAGGGACTTTGGGTAGTTTTGATTATAAGTGCCGCAAAGCTTTATGACAACTTTTTAGGCAATAATAATGCTATTCTTTTCAATAGCGATTACTATAGGATGGTTTTGGTCTTTGGAGTTGTGTTGGTGATTGTTACAGTTATACTTAATACTATTTTTATTCCATTATATGGTATTACTGGTTCGGCAATAGCGACATTTTTAGCAATTTTCCTTTATAATACCATAAAGTTAATTTTTGTAAAGCATAAATTGAATCTTTCCCTATATAGTCCAAAATCCCTCTATACCTTAGTGCTAATTATTTTTATAGGCTTAGGCTTTTACTTTTGGGATTTTACATTTCATCCCTTATTGAATATTACCATTAAATCAATCTTAATTACTTTGATTTACGCATTTGCAATCCTTAAATTTAATATCTCTGAGGAATTTCAGAATTTATGGTATAAGCTTTTCAGAGGGGAGTAA